In the Podospora pseudocomata strain CBS 415.72m chromosome 5, whole genome shotgun sequence genome, one interval contains:
- a CDS encoding hypothetical protein (EggNog:ENOG503NXHH; SMCOG1050:monooxygenase FAD-binding; antiSMASH:Cluster_12; COG:C; COG:H) yields MVQIETDVLIVGAGPAGASLACFLTNYGVTGLIISKASSTVRTPRSHYTNNATFECLRDVGLEEECRQLATPKELLMYSRICTTMGGEELSRTYNCGTDPNRYGEFKKASPCEQADLPQSVLEPILLRVATQNGFHLRWDCQFVSFHQDETTSKVHSVIQDVLTNQKITVISKFLCGADGARSVVARELQLPFNDTPGGGLALNVFVDADLNHLLTPHSPGLIHILLHPTKSQPDFCSLAIARFVKPFTQWVFVMLAKPNITAITATPSEILSHVHDLIGDPSVKVTLKRLSTWKINETYAERYTTPGKNNIFCLGDAVHRHPPFNGLGSNTSIQDAYNLAWKIGFVHQSLASLSLLDSYTAERQPIGKAIVKRANDTGRMHAKLFSLLGVPNPDTADKLQVLSRLGDDTAQGEELRLAFQNLVEGLDVERHGFGIEMNQLYQSDALYPDDETGPPPTNTGPPEHADLYYRESTYPGSRLPHAWLRAPAAGSKEPMISTHDLAGKGKFTLFTGIGGKKGWVEAAGMVKGLLGVEVVVHSIGWREDYRDVFFDWGRKRGVGERGAVLVRPDRVVAWRCDNVGGGDGWGEKLTRVMARILGR; encoded by the exons ATGGTGCAGATTGAAACCGATGTTCTCATTGTGGGCGCCGGCCCAGCAGGAGCAAGCCTTGCATGCTTCTTGACCAACTACG GGGTGACGGGATTGATCATAAGCAAGGCGTCGTCGACTGTGAGGACGCCCCGGTCACACTACACAAACAATGCAACCTTTG AATGCCTTCGCGATGTTGGACTCGAGGAGGAATGTCGTCAACTTGCAACTCCCAAGGAACTGTTGATGTACTCGAGAATTTGCACCACcatggggggagaggaacTCTCCCGGACGTACAACTGCGGGACAGATCCGAACAGATAT GGAGAGTTCAAAAAGGCGAGTCCATGCGAACAGGCTGATCTCCCTCAGTCAGTGCTAGAGCCCATCCTTCTCCGCGTAGCAACACAAAACGGCTTCCACCTCCGCTGGGACTGCCAATTTGTCTCATTCCATCAAGACGAAACAACCTCCAAAGTCCACTCCGTAATCCAAGACGTCCTAACCAACCAGAAAATCACCGTCATCTCCAAGTTTCTCTGTGGTGCCGACGGGGCACGTAGCGTGGTAGCCCGCGAGCTACAACTCCCCTTCAACGACACCCCCGGCGGCGGCCTCGCCCTCAACGTCTTTGTCGACGCagacctcaaccacctcctcaccccccactCCCCAGGCCTCATCCAtattctcctccaccccaccaaaTCCCAACCAGACTTCtgctccctcgccatcgcccGCTTCGTCAAACCCTTCACCCAATGGGTCTTCGTCATGCTCGCCAAACCaaacatcaccgccatcaccgccaccccATCCGAAATCCTCTCCCACGTCCACGACCTCATCGGCGACCCCTCCGTCAAAGTCACCCTCAAACGCCTCTCCACCTGGAAAATCAACGAGACCTACGCCGAAAGAtacaccacccccggcaAAAACAACATCTTCTGCCTAGGCGACGCCgtccaccgccacccccccttcaacGGCCTAGGCTCCAACACGAGCATCCAAGACGCGTACAACCTCGCGTGGAAAATCGGTTTCGTACACCAATCCCTtgcttccctttcccttttggATTCCTACACCGCGGAGCGACAGCCTATCGGTAAAGCAATCGTCAAACGCGCCAACGACACAGGTCGTATGCACGCCAAACTGTTTTCTCTTCTCGGTGTCCCCAACCCGGACACAGCCGACAAATTGCAGGTCCTATCCCGTCTGGGTGATGACACAGCCCAAGGCGAGGAACTACGTCTCGCATTCCAGAATTTGGTCGAGGGGTTGGACGTGGAAAGACACGGTTTCGGGATAGAGATGAACCAGCTCTACCAGTCTGATGCTTTGTACCCCGATGATGAGACTGGCCCCCCTCCGACCAACACAGGACCTCCCGAACACGCCGATCTTTACTATCGCGAGAGTACCTACCCCGGCTCGAGGCTTCCACACGCCTGGCTGAGAGCTCCAGCAGCGGGGTCGAAGGAACCGATGATTTCGACGCATGATTtggctgggaaggggaagttTACCCTCTTTACTGGGATTGGTGGCAAGAAGGGATGGGTAGAGGCGGCCgggatggtgaaggggttgttgggggttgaggtggtggttcacAGTAttgggtggagggaggaCTACCGAGATGTGTTTTTTGACTGGGGTAGGAAGAGGGGCGTCGGGGAAAGGGGTGCTGTTTTGGTGAGGCCTGATCGGGTGGTTGCTTGGAGATGTGATaatgttgggggtggtgatggctggggTGAGAAGCTGACGCGGGTTATGGCGCGGATTTTGGGGCGCTGA
- a CDS encoding hypothetical protein (EggNog:ENOG503PAKZ; SMCOG1138:FAD linked oxidase domain protein; CAZy:AA7; antiSMASH:Cluster_12; COG:S), producing MVGSSNVVRSLVSLLWAASPVISGALPVHWAGFERQETGWPTSIDDSVFNSSWPSFGEKSQRWNAYMAPSFNQVFLPETEQVLSEGLRYMTSNNISFLAKSGGHGYSIELAAAQNVVMINMEKFNYSRVNADGTATIGSGATFLDLIRPLAAAGRQVTTGSCPCVGATGAMLGGGVGRLQGLHGLTSDNVRKVRLALWNGTVIEASEKVNKDLFWAVRGAGQNFGVVIETTFQTYPAVNGGMHYEANLAFSVDKVKKIIDDMNALVPLPAPLSLILVGSVDPSTLETIVALNLVYAGPREEGRKYTRHFQNYSLSVEENMYSWDELPIKGAGGITLIKCAKGQNHVMYGLGTKRLDAPSFVRLWSEFGDFIKANPAANSSTFLVETFAQQGIKKLPDDYSAFPHRDGVEHLVEFEIAFDDTSVSKAADAFAKRWRDHFAQPKISGYKETHIYQNYAHGDEPLSQLYGREKWRQQRLTAVKNKFDPRGVFSSYHPIPQSLDAWR from the exons AtggttggcagcagcaacgtcGTTCGTTCTCTCGTTTCCCTTTTGTGGGCCGCCTCGCCTGTCATCAGTGGGGCTTTACCAGTCCACTGGGCCGGGTTCGAGCGCCAAGAGACCGGCTGGCCTACCTCCATAGACGACTCGGTTTTCAACTCGTCTTGGCCGTCCTTTGGAGAGAAGTCCCAGAGATGGAACGCCTACATGGCTCCAAGCTTCAACCAAGTGTTTCTTCCAGAGACGGAGCAAGTCCTTTCTGAGGGG CTTCGGTACATGACAAGCAACAACATCTCGTTTCTCGCCAAGTCAGGTGGGCATGGCTATTCTATCGAGCTCGCTGCCGCACAAAATGTGGTCATGATCAACATGGAGAAGTTCAACTACTCCAGGGTCAACGCTGACGGGACGGCCACCATTGGCAGCGGTGCCACCTTTTTGGACTTGATTCGGCCTCTGGCGGCTGCTGGAAGACAAGTCA CTACCGGGTCCTGTCCCTGCGTTGGGGCAACTGGAGCCATgttgggcggtggtgtcggcAGGCTGCAGGGTCTCCACGGTTTAACAAGCGACAACGTGCGCAAGGTTCGCCTGGCTCTGTGGAACGGCACTGTGATTGAGGCTTCGGAAAAGGTCAACAAGGACTTGTTCTGGGCCGTACGTGGTGCTGGCCAGAACTTTGGCGTTGTCATCGAAACCACATTTCAGACATATCCCGCTGTGAACGGTGGGATGCACTACGAGGCAAACCTGGCCTTCAGCGTCGATAAGGTCAAGAAGATCATTGACGACATGAACGCTCTTGTCCCGCTCCCTGCGCCACTGTCTTTGATTCTGGTTGGCAGTGTTGATCCTAGCACTCTCGAG ACCATTGTGGCGCTTAACCTCGTCTATGCCGGCCCCCGGGAAGAGGGACGCAAGTACACTCGCCACTTCCAGAACTACAGCCTTTCCGTCGAAGAAAACATGTACTCTTGGGACGAGCTCCCCATCAAGGGTGCCGGTGGCATCACCTTGATCAAGTGCGCCAAGGGCCAGAACCACGTCATGTACGGCCTGGGCACCAAGCGGCTGGACGCCCCCTCATTTGTACGGCTGTGGAGCGAGTTCGGAGATTTCATCAAGGCCAACCCGGCTGCCAACTCCAGCACCTTCTTGGTCGAGACATTTGCTCAGCAAGGTATCAAGAAGCTTCCCGACGATTACAGCGCCTTCCCCCAccgtgatggtgttgagcaTCTCGTCGAGTTTGAAATTGCCTTTGACGACACCTCTGTTTCAAAGGCTGCGGATGCTTTTGCCAAGCGCTGGAGGGATCACTTTGCCCAGCCCAAGATTTCTGGATACAAGGAGACTCACATCTACCAAAACTATGCTCATGGCGATGAGCCTCTTTCACAGCTGTACGGACGCGAGAAGTGGCGCCAGCAGCGCCTCACCGCGGTCAAGAACAAGTTCGACCCACGCGGCGTTTTCAGCTCGTATCACCCCATTCCCCAATCTCTGGACGCTTGGCGTTGA
- a CDS encoding putative secondary metabolism biosynthetic enzyme (EggNog:ENOG503NXUK; antiSMASH:Cluster_12; COG:Q; SMCOG1001:short-chain dehydrogenase/reductase SDR): protein MVAFDPSRLGVNFTSQTHSDTYAQIDPSGITPAPCIGRTVLVTGAAKGIGRAIVASYAKAGANRIAITARGDVSATHAEALQAAAKAGRDNVEFLILRLDVNNHDTIEACAQELASRWGHIDILVNNAGYLAPFVPLGEGDKDDWWLTWEVNVRGVYWVIRALLPLILKSKDKTIVNLTSVGALALTPGASAYQPSKLAVLRLSEYLMVDYESRGLLVYSVHPASAATDLANNMPAEIVQAVCHDTPELAGDSIVFLTSERREWLAGRYISCAWDMPELMARRKEIVEKDLLKLQVRFQ, encoded by the exons ATGGTTGCCTTTGATCCTTCACGCCTGGGCGTGAACTTCACCTCCCAGACCCACAGCGACACATATGCCCAGATTGATCCTTCCGGCATTACCCCCGCGCCATGCATCGGAAGGACAGTCCTCGTTACCGGCGCCGCCAAAGGCATTGGTCGAGCTATTGTTGCGTCTTACGCCAAGGCGGGGGCCAATCGcatcgccatcaccgcccgcGGGGACGTATCCGCCACCCATGCCGAGGCCCTCCAAGCAGCTGCAAAGGCGGGAAGAGACAACGTTGAATTTCTTATCCTCCGGCTGGACGTCAACAACCATGACACCATCGAGGCATGCGCCCAGGAGCTGGCCTCTAGGTGGGGGCACATTGACATTCTTGTCAACAATGCGGGATACCTGGCACCATTTGTGCCATTGGGCGAAGGGGACAAGGATGACTGGTGGTTGACGTGGGAGGTCAACGTGCGTGGTGTCTACTGGGTCATTCGTGCGCTTCTACCTCTTATCCTGAAGAGCAAGGACAAGACGATTGTCAATCTCACCTCGGTCGGAGCCCTGGCGCTGACCCCCGGTGCGAGTGCCTATCAGCCGTCTAAGCTGGCGGTTCTGCGTTTGTCCGAGTATCTGATGGTGGATTACGAGTCCAGGGGCCTGCTGGTGTACTCTGTTCACCCGGCGTCAGCGGCGACTGATCTCGCTAACAATATGCCAGCAGAAATCGTTCAAG CTGTGTGTCATGATACTCCTGAGCTGGCCGGTGATAGCATTGTGTTTCTGACCAGCGAGCGACGGGAGTGGTTGGCTGGGAGATATATCAGCTGCGCTTGGGATATGCCTGAGCTGATGGCCAGGAGAAAGGAAATCGTAGAGAAGGATCTATTGAAACTTCAGGTCCGGTTTCAATGA
- a CDS encoding hypothetical protein (SMCOG1042:O-methyltransferase; EggNog:ENOG503NWNC; antiSMASH:Cluster_12; COG:S): protein MCFPCFLRPCNFLCPGTETMTFTTDDAIALVGKIEAAIGSPHALASIRDDAVRCKLRDAASKLSLALETHNDVIHRIAYSPMQLALARVGVDTGIFRFLVVNNGTSSVELARERKVDLVLTQRLLRYYQSVGMILQKGPDEFAPNNVTEALAWEGGRAGICFQSDLVAQSLLAFPQFLRETDYANPTNAKYTPFNLGLQNEQTLFDWIKDHPDTLHHFNTWMSVQRDPRSTFLDVLPFDQEFAKDSNDETVVFVDIGGSRGHQCIALRRRYPNLRGRVVLQDLPHTIEQVKTDPLPGFDNIETDVHDMFSSQTIKGARAYYFRNVFHDWPDDKCQAILESLKPALSKDSVVLIDDIVVSSVGAPWRVTLGDMTMAVCLAAMERTEAEWRRLASSTGFEVVKILKYREEYEDSVIVLRVA from the exons ATGTGTTTTCCATGCTTCCTTCGCCCCTGTAACTTCCTTTGCCCTGGTACCGAAACCATGACCTTCACCACTGACGACGCTATTGCCCTGGTTGGCAAGATTGAGGCAGCCATCGGCAGTCCTCACGCACTCGCGTCAATCCGGGATGACGCGGTACGCTGTAAGCTGAGAGACGCAGCCTCCAAACTGAGCCTCGCCTTGGAAACGCATAACGATGTGATTCACAGGATTGCCTACTCG CCGATGCAACTAGCCCTTGCCCGTGTGGGTGTCGATACTGGTATTTTCCGGTTTCTTGTGGTCAATAATGGCACCTCATCGGTTGAGCTTGCACGGGAGAGGAAGGTCGACCTAGTGTTAACAC AACGGCTGTTGAGGTACTACCAGTCCGTCGGCATGATTTTGCAAAAGGGGCCAGATGAGTTCGCCCCCAATAATGTCACGGAAGCATTAGCGTGGGAGGGTGGGCGAGCTGGCATCTGCTTCCAATCTGACCTGGTTGCCCAGTCCCTCCTGGCCTTTCCCCAGTTTCTTCGAGAAACCGACTATGCCAACCCCACTAACGCAAAGTATACACCGTTCAATCTGGGACTGCAAAACGAGCAGACACTGTTTGATTGGATCAAGGATCACCCGGACACCCTCCATCACTTCAACACATGGATGTCGGTGCAGAGGGATCCTCGGTCGACCTTTTTGGATGTGTTGCCGTTTGACCAGGAGTTTGCAAAGGATTCAAACGACGAGAcggttgtttttgttgatATTGGCGGCTCGCGAGGCCACCAGTGCATTGCGTTGAGACGGCGATATCCGAACTTGCGAGGGCGTGTGGTTCTGCAGGATCTCCCTCATACGATTGAGCAAGTCAAGACGGATCCTCTTCCAGGGTTCGACAACATTGAGACAGATGTTCATGATATGTTTTCCTCTCAGACCATCAAAG GCGCCCGGGCATACTACTTCCGAAATGTCTTCCATGACTGGCCCGATGACAAGTGCCAAGCTATTCTTGAGAGCCTCAAGCCAGCGTTGTCCAAAGACTCCGTGGTGTTAATTGACGACATTGTTGTGTCAAGCGTTGGGGCTCCATGGAGGGTGACGTTGGGAGACATGACAATGGCTGTCTGTTTGGCGGCCATGGAACGTACCGAGGCGGAATGGCGGAGACTTGCAAGCTCAACAGGGTTCGAAGTGGTCAAGATTTTGAAGTATAGGGAGGAGTATGAAGACTCGGTAATCGTCTTGAGAGTGGCATAG
- a CDS encoding hypothetical protein (SMCOG1042:O-methyltransferase; antiSMASH:Cluster_12; EggNog:ENOG503NWHF; COG:S) → MTSNARLAQLSHTILEKTKIVTDHLASHNLTAPSWDVDGAVDFPIPESAGEAYTARVDLIAATKELHDLTLGPKQGLSWLSWDFINNLSLQAIWEFRVPEFVPLTGSISFEDLTAKVVAANDFKIGVMNLRRLIRHAMLNHIFIEPRKGFVAHTSVSRMLLEDEPMANWVGYMCRDLWKPAAHVVDAMKKWPGSEEPTETAVNHAFEQSLPWYDYLQSVPEKARRYNLAMKLHSGNEGFSVGHTVRGYAWGKLGEATVVDMGGNQGFVSFAIAEAFPKLKFVVQDTEGMRKPEAMGPMPAHLEERVTRTVHDFFEPQTVVADVYFFRWIFHGFSDKYNIKILRALRPALRKGAKVVINDGTLPEPLTASYLQERNIRTMDAFNQVTVNAREREIDDWSELFRLADERYKFTGAWKPENSHMWFIEAEWTG, encoded by the exons ATGACATCCAACGCTCGACTTGCCCAGCTTTCACACACCATCCTGGAAAAGACCAAGATCGTAACGGACCATTTAGCCTCCCACAATCTCACAGCACCATCGTGGGACGTTGACGGCGCAGTCGACTTTCCCATCCCAGAGTCCGCCGGCGAGGCATACACGGCAAGGGTAGACCTAATCGCAGCCACCAAAGAGCTCCACGACCTCACCCTCGGTCCCAAGCAGGGACTTTCATGGCTGTCATGGGAT TTCATaaacaacctctccctccaagcGATCTGGGAATTCCGCGTCCCCGAATTTGTCCCCCTCACCGGCTCCATCTCCTTCGAAGACCTAACCGCCAAAGTCGTCGCCGCCAACGACTTCAAAATCGGCGTCATGAACCTCCGGCGCTTGATCCGCCACGCGATGCTGAACCACATCTTTATCGAGCCGAGAAAAGGTTTCGTCGCTCACACGAGCGTGTCGAGGATGTTGCTGGAGGATGAACCGATGGCTAACTGGGTTGGGTACATGTGTCGTGATCTGTGGAAGCCAGCTGCTCACGTTGTTGACGCGATGAAGAAGTGGCCTGGGAGCGAGGAGCCGACGGAGACGGCGGTGAATCACGCGTTTGAGCAGAGCTTGCCGTGGTACGATTACTTGCAGTCGGTGccggagaaggcgaggaggtaTAACCTTGCGATGAAGCTGCATAGTGGAAATGAGGGGTTTTCGGTGGGGCATACGGTGAGGGGGTATGCTtgggggaagttgggggaggCTACGGTTGTGGAT ATGGGCGGGAACCAAGGGTTCGTCTCTTTCGCCATAGCGGAGGCCTTTCCCAAGCTGAAATTTGTGGTGCAAGACACGGAGGGCATGAGAAAGCCAGAGGCTATGGGACCGATGCCAGCTCACCTTGAAGAAAGGGTCACACGGACTGTACATGACTTTTTCGAGCCGCAGACGGTTGTGGCTGATGTCTACTTCTTCCGATGGATATTCCACGGTTTCTCGGACAAGTACAACATCAAGATACTTCGGGCGCTGCGACCGGCGCTGCGCAAAGGAGCAAAGGTGGTCATCAACGACGGCACACTGCCAGAGCCACTGACGGCAAGCTACCTACAGGAACGCAACATCCGCACCATGGACGCCTTCAACCAGGTAACAGTGAACgcaagggagagggaaatTGATGACTGGAGCGAGCTGTTCAGACTGGCTGATGAGCGGTACAAGTTCACGGGGGCGTGGAAGCCAGAAAACAGCCACATGTGGTTTATTGAGGCGGAATGGACCGGATAA
- a CDS encoding hypothetical protein (SMCOG1039:aldo/keto reductase family oxidoreductase; antiSMASH:Cluster_12; COG:C; EggNog:ENOG503NWNE) has translation MSPLPHTGLGLLGYTWRPNKPSDEQAFEAMKAAINAGATIWSTSSVYGLPPDPPTAGLHLLRRYFTKYPEDAEKVTLFIRACFDPTTYSPSCSPEGVRASWEECNAILGGVKFIDVFGPARMDQNIPVEVTVGALKQLKDEGKIGSVGLSEVRAETIRKAAAVVPITHAEVEFSLWSSEILTNGVAKAAKECGVVLLSYAPLGYGFLTGQIKKVEDIPQGDNRHMFGRFQPENFAKNLELVDKVKAFAEKKGVTPAQLALAWIRSYSNTGDVGEIIPIPGATRADRVIENSTVVEITTEEKEELDKIVKSFPIAGHRQIPGADHFLWT, from the exons ATGTCGCCCCTCCCTCATACCGGTCTTGGCCTCCTAGGATACACATGGCGCCCCAACAAGCCTTCGGATGAACAAGCCTTCGAGGCCATGAAggccgccatcaacgccGGCGCCACCATCTGGTCGACTTCTTCCGTCTACGGACTGCCCCCCGACCCCCCCACAGCCGGCCTTCACCTCCTACGCCGGTACTTCACCAAGTACCCCGAGGATGCGGAAAAGGTGACCCTTTTCATCCGGGCCTGCTTCGATCCGACAACCTACTCCCCCAGCTGCTCACCCGAGGGCGTGCGCGCCAGCTGGGAGGAATGCAACGCCATCCTCGGGGGCGTCAAGTTCATTGATGTCTTCGGCCCTGCCCGGATGGATCAGAACATCCCCGTCGAGGTGACGGTCGGTGCTCTCAAGCAGCTCAAGGACGAGGGCAAGATCGGCTCTGTGGGTCTGTCCGAGGTTCGGGCCGAGACGATCCGCAAGGCTGCCGCTGTGGTGCCCATCACCCATGCCGAGGTTGAATTCTCGCTCTGGAGCAGTGAGATCCTTACCAATGGCGTGGCCAAGGCGGCTAAGGAGTGTGGTGTTGTACTGCTGAGCTACGCTCCTCTTGGATACGGCTTCTTGACGGGTCAAATCAAGAAGGTTGAGGATATTCCTCAGGGAGATAACAGGCATATGTTTGGAAGATTCCAGCCCGAG AACTTTGCCAAGAACCTCGAGCTTGTtgacaaggtcaaggcgtttgccgagaagaagggggtgacGCCGGCGCAGCTCGCACTTGCTTGGATCAGGTCCTATTCCAACACTGGTGACGTCGGTGAAATCATTCCTATTCCGGGAGCTACCCGCGCGGACCGTGTCATTGAGAACTCGACGGTTGTGGAGATCACcacggaggagaaggaggagctggacaAGATTGTCAAATCTTTCCCTATCGCTGGACATCGCCAGATTCCCGGCGCTGACCACTTCCTCTGGACTTAA
- a CDS encoding hypothetical protein (SMCOG1042:O-methyltransferase; antiSMASH:Cluster_12; COG:S; EggNog:ENOG503NZKP): MERFPRTSEDADKLLKLSDLLRDAALTVKEEWSKEVFDEPSNIPNGKASGGHHSHEATARILPSRKLWDAERTIEAVSGVLVELVSEPHQRIQQVLTQYMESRALFIAAERRIPDLLAEAGEGGLDVETLGRKTKIEYRKLARILRTLCAIHIFTEVAEGRFANNRISASLVQNPGLRAYVQLFGLHVSAAAEHLPRYLVGPKGASYKVEETAFHHAMGTDRPLWEWMTQRLPSDQVTSDGPGYPGVPELANFPVSFDHKGLVGRPELENFALAMLGGGQASGTAHAYDFPWGELGDGLVVDVGGGVGGFVLQLLPIYPRLKFVVQDRPENVERGEREIFPAKAPDALAAGRVKFMPHDFFTENPVKNADVYWLRGILHDWSDDYCVSILKAVKASMGPKSRILICDPVMNTTFGCDEIEAAPSPLPANYGYHVRYCHNRDIGLMATINGIERTPSEFKALFEEAGLRLVKFWDTRSMVGITEAGL, encoded by the exons ATGGAGCGTTTCCCTCGCACATCTGAAGACGCCGACAAACTCCTCAAGCTATCGGACCTACTCCGTGACGCGGCCCTGACTGTCAAGGAAGAGTGGAGCAAAGAAGTCTTTGACGAACCATCAAACATTCCCAACGGCAAAGCAAGCGGTGGACACCACAGTCATGAAGCAACAGCCAGGATCCTCCCCAGTCGAAAGCTCTGGGACGCCGAGAGGACAATCGAGGCTGTTTCGGGGGTTTTAGTCGAGCTAGTCTCAGAGCCACACCAACGGATCCAGCAGGTGCTAACCCAATACATGGAATCAAGGGCTCTGTTCATTGCGGCTGAGCGCAGGATCCCGGATTTGCTTGccgaggcgggtgagggggggttggatgttgAGACTTTGGGGCGAAAGACCAAGATTGAGTACCGGAAATTGG CTCGTATCTTGCGTACACTCTGCGCAATCCACATCTTCACTGAAGTCGCCGAGGGCCGCTTCGCCAACAACCGCATTTCCGCTTCGCTGGTGCAAAACCCTGGTCTTCGGGCTTATGTGCAATTATT CGGTCTGCACGTGTccgcggcggcggagcaTCTACCCCGCTACCTTGTCGGGCCGAAGGGCGCGTCTtacaaggtggaggagacggcgtTCCATCACGCCATGGGGACTGACAGGCCTCTTTGGGAGTGGATGACACAGCGACTGCCTTCGGATCAGGTCACTTCTGATGGGCCTGGGTACCCTGGTGTGCCCGAGTTGGCGAACTTTCCTGTCTCGTTTGATCACAAGGGTCTGGTAGGGAGGCCGGAGTTGGAGAACTTTGCTTTGGCTatgttggggggtggtcagGCGTCGGGTACTGCGCATGCGTATG ATTTTCCGTGGGGTGAACTTGGAGATGGGCTGGTTGTGGATGTCGGCGGTGGAGTTG GGGGGTTCGTCTTGCAACTCCTACCAATCTATCCCCGGCTCAAGTTTGTCGTTCAAGACCGGCCGGAAAACGTGGAGAGGGGCGAACGCGAGATATTCCCGGCTAAAGCCCCTGATGCCTTGGCTGCAGGGAGAGTCAAGTTCATGCCCCATGATTTCTTTACTGAAAACCCAGTGAAGAACGCGGATGTCTACTGGCTACGCGGAATTCT ACATGACTGGTCCGATGATTACTGCGTGAGCATTCTCAAAGCTGTCAAGGCTTCCATGGGCCCCAAATCAAGAATTCTGATATGTGATCCCGTCATGAATACCACTTTTGGCTGCGATGAGATTGAAGCAGCACCGAGTCCGCTCCCGGCAAATTACGGGTACCATGTCCGTTATTGCCACAACCGGGATATTGGTCTCATGGCGACCATCAACGGGATTGAGAGGACTCCTTCCGAGTTCAAGGCCTTGTTCGAGGAAGCTGGGCTGCGCCTGGTGAAGTTCTGGGATACAAGGAGCATGGTCGGGATTACTGAGGCTGGTTTATGA